The following are from one region of the Tautonia marina genome:
- the dapB gene encoding 4-hydroxy-tetrahydrodipicolinate reductase has protein sequence MSLGPLNLAMHGATGRMGARILSLIDEADDLTLAAAIERADHPRIGGDVGPIIGLGPLGVSLSSVIDPGTPVDVVIDFSVPEASLNIGRWCGEHGVPLVVGTTGFEPAQRTELEQLADRIPILIAANFSKAVNLLFHLVGVAARSLGQSADIEIVERHHRFKKDAPSGTALRLAEVAAEGINTYRFVHGRHGLIGERPTGEIGLHALRTGDNPGEHTVVFGLMGECLELSHRALNRDGFSRGALDAARYLAGKPPGRYAMEDLLQLGGG, from the coding sequence GTGAGCCTCGGACCCTTGAATCTTGCCATGCACGGCGCGACCGGCCGCATGGGCGCCCGCATCCTCTCGCTGATCGACGAGGCGGACGACCTGACCCTGGCCGCGGCCATCGAGCGAGCCGATCACCCCCGAATCGGCGGCGACGTGGGTCCGATCATCGGCCTCGGCCCGCTGGGGGTCTCCCTTTCGAGCGTGATCGACCCCGGCACGCCGGTCGATGTGGTCATCGACTTCTCGGTCCCCGAGGCCTCGCTGAACATCGGCCGCTGGTGCGGTGAGCATGGCGTTCCCCTGGTCGTTGGCACGACCGGCTTCGAGCCCGCCCAGCGGACCGAGCTGGAGCAACTGGCCGACCGCATCCCCATCCTCATCGCAGCCAACTTCAGCAAGGCCGTCAACCTGCTGTTTCACCTCGTCGGCGTGGCGGCCCGCTCGCTCGGGCAATCGGCCGATATCGAGATCGTTGAACGTCACCACCGCTTCAAGAAAGACGCCCCGAGCGGCACGGCCCTTCGCCTGGCCGAAGTGGCGGCCGAAGGGATCAACACATACCGATTCGTCCATGGGAGACATGGGCTGATCGGTGAGCGGCCGACCGGCGAGATCGGTCTGCACGCCCTGCGAACCGGAGACAACCCGGGCGAGCATACGGTTGTCTTTGGCTTGATGGGAGAATGCCTGGAACTGTCGCACCGCGCCCTGAACCGCGACGGCTTCTCCCGAGGGGCCCTCGACGCCGCCCGGTATCTGGCCGGCAAGCCCCCGGGACGGTACGCGATGGAAGACCTGCTCCAGCTCGGAGGAGGATGA
- a CDS encoding [protein-PII] uridylyltransferase family protein: protein MATPIPAELRRTLVREHPEAWVDHLLGAFPPEYCERFDAETISRHLGLIRGLEVDRPVRLRAERLPEEPETWRVEIAGYDAFQLLSTVCMLLTVARLSIVEASIFTSDPPAEEPGSGAVAATVRPRPTTPGGAGRSGFWRPGGARPQRSSQAPDRRRKILDVFTVRPTSGSGSPDWKAFEEELSELAQLLRQGQHDEVHHRLISRFAAALGDRRTIGGPLDSILLEISAEGPEKPTRIDVRARDSFGFLSLTASALALSGFRIVRADICTVADYGWAEDTLWITDRSGRPILDPDRLLALKYALILIEHFSTRLPRATDPESALIHFSRFANDLMARPDRAREFAALDRSEVLDALVRVLGESRFLWEDFLQSQPENILPLIDDPQRWRRSPDRDELARDLAQRLARDAELDDRIRALRRFKDREIFRADVRTILGLSDGPEGFADELTDVAEVVIASALDLSIERLGPERPRRGDGSPVPVSICALGKFGGRELGFASDLELMVVWDDHDQSASAQGASASEYFDRIVTTLRQVLGVRHGATFEPDFRLRPYGKGGPPATALSLFESYYRAGGAAWAYERQALIRLRAVAGDRELGALLEQHRDAFVYGPEPLDHEALRKMRSMQLRQLIRPGTINAKLSPGALVDIEYAVQALQIHHGRENPALRCPSTLGAIEALCEAGHLDRETAATLSDGCRFFRSLIGALRVVRGNAEDLTVPPATSDDFAQLARRMRMDSAETLRQRLQHQLEGVKRAVDRVLEPLG, encoded by the coding sequence ATGGCCACGCCAATCCCGGCCGAGCTGCGCCGGACTCTGGTACGGGAGCATCCCGAAGCCTGGGTAGATCATCTGCTCGGGGCCTTCCCGCCGGAGTATTGCGAACGGTTCGATGCCGAGACCATTTCGAGACACCTGGGATTGATCCGGGGGCTGGAAGTCGATCGTCCGGTACGGTTGCGAGCCGAGCGGTTGCCGGAGGAGCCGGAGACCTGGCGAGTCGAGATTGCCGGTTACGACGCCTTTCAGTTGCTCTCGACCGTCTGCATGCTGCTGACGGTGGCTCGGCTGTCGATCGTCGAAGCGAGCATCTTCACGTCGGACCCTCCGGCCGAGGAACCGGGATCGGGGGCGGTGGCTGCGACGGTGCGTCCGAGGCCGACGACGCCGGGGGGAGCGGGGCGTTCGGGCTTCTGGAGGCCGGGGGGGGCTCGGCCGCAGCGATCGTCGCAGGCCCCCGATCGCAGGAGGAAAATCCTGGACGTCTTCACGGTCAGGCCGACGAGCGGGAGCGGCTCTCCGGACTGGAAGGCGTTTGAGGAGGAGCTGTCGGAGCTGGCGCAACTGTTGCGCCAGGGGCAGCATGACGAGGTGCATCATCGGCTCATCAGCCGGTTTGCCGCGGCGTTGGGGGATCGTCGGACGATCGGCGGGCCGCTCGATTCGATCTTGCTGGAGATCTCGGCCGAAGGGCCCGAGAAGCCGACGCGGATCGACGTGCGAGCGCGCGACAGCTTCGGGTTCCTGTCGCTGACGGCCTCGGCGTTGGCCCTAAGCGGGTTTCGGATCGTCCGGGCCGACATTTGCACGGTGGCCGATTACGGCTGGGCCGAGGATACGCTCTGGATCACCGACCGATCGGGGCGGCCGATTCTCGATCCTGATCGCCTGCTGGCCTTGAAATATGCCTTGATTCTGATCGAGCATTTCAGCACTCGGCTGCCGAGGGCGACCGATCCGGAATCGGCGTTGATTCACTTCAGCCGGTTCGCCAACGACCTGATGGCGAGGCCGGATCGGGCTCGGGAGTTTGCCGCGCTGGACCGCTCGGAGGTGCTCGACGCTTTGGTTCGGGTGCTGGGTGAGAGCCGGTTTTTATGGGAGGATTTCCTCCAGTCGCAGCCGGAAAACATCTTGCCCTTGATCGACGATCCGCAACGCTGGCGGCGCAGCCCCGACCGCGACGAACTGGCCCGCGATCTGGCCCAGCGCCTGGCCCGAGACGCCGAGCTGGACGACCGTATCCGGGCCCTCAGACGGTTCAAGGACCGCGAGATTTTCCGGGCCGACGTGCGGACGATTCTCGGCCTGAGCGACGGCCCGGAGGGCTTCGCCGACGAATTGACCGACGTGGCCGAGGTGGTGATCGCCTCGGCGCTCGACCTGAGCATCGAACGGCTCGGGCCGGAGCGGCCCAGGCGGGGGGATGGGAGTCCGGTGCCCGTTTCCATTTGCGCTCTGGGGAAGTTCGGCGGCCGAGAGCTGGGATTTGCGTCGGACCTGGAGCTGATGGTCGTCTGGGACGATCACGACCAGTCGGCCTCGGCGCAGGGGGCGTCGGCCTCGGAGTACTTCGATCGGATTGTGACGACGCTTCGCCAGGTGCTCGGCGTGCGGCACGGGGCGACCTTCGAGCCCGATTTCCGCCTGCGGCCGTATGGCAAAGGAGGACCGCCGGCCACGGCCCTGTCGTTGTTCGAATCGTATTACCGGGCCGGAGGAGCCGCCTGGGCCTATGAACGGCAAGCCCTGATCCGCCTGCGAGCGGTGGCCGGCGATCGGGAGCTGGGAGCGTTGCTCGAACAGCATCGAGACGCGTTTGTGTACGGTCCCGAACCGCTCGACCACGAGGCCCTGCGGAAGATGCGATCGATGCAGCTTCGGCAGCTCATCCGGCCGGGGACGATCAACGCGAAGCTCAGCCCGGGGGCCCTGGTCGATATCGAATATGCCGTGCAGGCGCTCCAAATTCACCACGGACGGGAGAATCCGGCCCTGCGATGCCCGAGCACGCTGGGGGCGATCGAGGCGCTTTGTGAGGCCGGGCACCTCGACCGGGAGACGGCGGCGACTCTGAGCGACGGCTGCCGGTTCTTCCGATCGTTGATCGGAGCGTTGCGGGTGGTGCGAGGCAACGCCGAGGATTTGACGGTTCCGCCCGCCACGTCGGACGACTTCGCCCAGCTGGCGAGACGGATGCGGATGGACTCGGCCGAGACGCTCCGGCAGCGGTTGCAGCATCAGCTCGAGGGGGTGAAACGGGCCGTGGACCGCGTGCTGGAGCCGCTTGGTTAG
- a CDS encoding sugar phosphate isomerase/epimerase family protein produces MSSHSFEPLTLGVCSWSLQVTSIPELNRLLAELGVKATQIACGDPHHAAWDEGDAMPQAALAADFVMTGAMLGFPGEDYTTPQTIKETGGFGPESLRAERIERLKWALSRTKALGLTHLMLHAGFIPHPGDPGRSAFLDTLREAGRLAAEQGVTLAFETGQEPADLLRQTLDELASPTLKVNFDPANMLLYDMGDPIRAVEILGPDIVSVHLKDARRPTTPGHWGEEVPLGQGEVNIPRFLDTLKAVGYTGPLMIEREVGDQAARIRDIGLGLEVVREHLAKSS; encoded by the coding sequence GTGTCGAGTCATTCGTTCGAGCCCTTGACCCTGGGCGTCTGTAGCTGGAGCCTTCAGGTCACCAGCATCCCCGAGCTGAACCGCCTGCTCGCCGAGCTGGGGGTCAAGGCCACCCAGATCGCCTGCGGCGACCCGCATCACGCCGCCTGGGACGAAGGGGACGCCATGCCCCAGGCCGCCCTGGCCGCCGATTTCGTCATGACCGGCGCCATGCTCGGCTTCCCCGGCGAGGACTACACCACCCCGCAAACCATCAAGGAGACCGGCGGATTCGGCCCCGAATCCCTCCGCGCCGAACGGATCGAGCGCCTCAAGTGGGCCCTGAGCCGCACCAAGGCGCTGGGCCTGACCCACCTCATGCTCCACGCCGGCTTCATCCCCCACCCCGGCGATCCCGGCCGCTCCGCCTTTCTCGATACCCTGCGCGAGGCCGGCCGCCTCGCCGCCGAGCAAGGCGTGACCCTCGCCTTCGAGACCGGCCAGGAACCGGCCGACCTGCTCCGCCAGACCCTCGACGAGCTGGCCTCACCCACCTTGAAGGTCAACTTCGACCCGGCCAACATGCTCCTCTACGACATGGGCGACCCGATCCGGGCCGTCGAGATCCTCGGCCCCGACATCGTCAGCGTCCACCTCAAGGACGCCCGACGCCCGACCACTCCCGGGCACTGGGGCGAGGAGGTCCCGCTCGGCCAGGGCGAAGTCAACATCCCCCGCTTCCTCGACACCCTCAAGGCCGTCGGCTACACCGGCCCCCTGATGATCGAGCGCGAGGTCGGCGACCAGGCCGCCCGCATCCGAGACATCGGCCTCGGCCTTGAGGTCGTCCGCGAGCACCTGGCCAAATCCTCGTAA
- a CDS encoding metallophosphoesterase family protein yields MKIGLLGDIHGDTRALESALRHLETLRVDQLLCTGDLVGYGYQSDAAVARVQSLGIPCVRGNHDRWALERRQLIGPRGWRPASLHDTTWEFLEQLPASRSLTVKGITIEVHHGSPASDTEFVTPYRPLPESVTQFWDRSDASVLVLGHTHLPMIDRHFNGGTLVNPGSIMGVPGIQTSYSFAVLEVPSLAVRVFEVRTGREIRRDPVFLNGDPV; encoded by the coding sequence ATGAAAATCGGTCTGCTCGGCGACATTCACGGAGACACCCGAGCCCTGGAGTCGGCCCTGCGGCATCTGGAAACGCTGCGCGTCGATCAACTGCTCTGTACCGGCGATCTCGTCGGCTACGGCTACCAGTCCGATGCCGCTGTCGCCCGGGTCCAGAGCCTGGGCATCCCCTGCGTCCGGGGCAATCACGATCGCTGGGCCCTCGAACGCCGGCAGCTCATCGGCCCTCGGGGCTGGCGTCCCGCGTCCCTGCACGACACCACCTGGGAGTTTCTCGAACAACTCCCGGCCTCGCGATCCCTGACCGTCAAGGGCATCACCATCGAAGTCCACCACGGTTCCCCCGCCAGCGATACCGAGTTCGTCACCCCTTACCGACCTTTACCTGAGTCCGTGACGCAATTCTGGGACCGTTCCGACGCCTCCGTCCTCGTGCTCGGCCATACCCACCTGCCCATGATCGACCGCCACTTCAACGGCGGCACCCTCGTCAACCCCGGCTCGATCATGGGAGTTCCCGGCATCCAGACCTCCTACAGCTTCGCCGTCCTCGAAGTCCCCTCCCTTGCCGTCCGCGTCTTCGAGGTCCGCACCGGCCGCGAAATCCGCCGCGACCCCGTCTTCCTCAACGGCGACCCCGTCTAA
- the glnA gene encoding type I glutamate--ammonia ligase, with translation MTPADVQKMAKDAGIQIVDLRFIDLPGIWQHFSIPVRNLTDDLFEDGLGFDGSSIRGYQQIQESDMLLRPDPSTAKLDPFMAAPTLSLICNVYDPVTLEPYNRDPRYIALKAEQYLKSTGIADVSYWGPEAEFFLFDDVRYEQSSSTGFYKIDSKEAIWNSAKDEGPNLGYKLRHKEGYFPVPPADTLQDIRSEMILVMEELGIPIDLHHHEVGTAGQCEIGMRFDTLREMADKVLYYKYVIKNVARKHGKTATFMPKPMFGDNGSGMHTHQSLWKGDTNLFFDDTKYAGLSDTARHYIGGLLKHADSLLALTNPTTNSYRRLVPGYEAPVNLVYSQRNRSAAIRIPLYSKSAKGKRIEFRCPDPSCNPYLAFTALLMAGLDGIQNKIDPGEPMDRDLYDLEPEEAVKIQSTPHSLAEALNALEKDHDYLLKGDVFTPDVIDTWISYKRERELEQVNLRPVPYEFYLYFDI, from the coding sequence ATGACCCCCGCCGACGTTCAGAAGATGGCCAAGGACGCCGGTATCCAGATTGTGGACCTGCGCTTCATCGACCTGCCCGGCATCTGGCAGCACTTTTCGATCCCGGTACGCAACCTCACCGACGACCTGTTCGAGGACGGGCTGGGATTCGACGGTTCGAGCATCCGGGGCTACCAGCAGATTCAGGAAAGCGACATGCTGCTGCGGCCGGATCCGAGCACCGCGAAGCTCGATCCGTTCATGGCCGCGCCGACCTTGAGCCTGATCTGCAATGTGTACGACCCGGTGACGCTTGAGCCGTACAACCGCGACCCGCGGTACATCGCCCTGAAGGCGGAGCAGTACCTCAAGTCGACCGGCATTGCCGACGTCAGCTACTGGGGTCCCGAGGCCGAGTTCTTCCTGTTCGACGACGTGCGCTACGAGCAGTCGTCGAGCACCGGGTTCTACAAGATCGACTCGAAGGAGGCGATCTGGAACTCGGCCAAGGACGAAGGGCCGAACCTCGGCTACAAGCTGCGGCACAAGGAAGGGTACTTCCCCGTTCCGCCGGCCGACACGCTGCAGGACATCCGATCTGAGATGATCCTGGTGATGGAAGAGCTGGGCATTCCGATCGACCTGCACCACCACGAGGTCGGCACCGCCGGCCAGTGCGAGATCGGCATGCGGTTCGACACCTTGCGGGAGATGGCCGACAAGGTCCTCTACTACAAGTACGTCATCAAGAACGTGGCGCGCAAGCACGGCAAGACCGCGACGTTCATGCCCAAGCCGATGTTCGGCGACAATGGCTCGGGAATGCACACGCACCAGAGCCTCTGGAAGGGGGACACGAACCTCTTCTTCGACGACACGAAGTACGCCGGACTGTCGGACACGGCCCGCCACTACATCGGCGGCCTGTTGAAGCACGCCGACAGCCTGCTGGCCCTGACGAACCCGACGACCAACTCGTACCGTCGGCTCGTCCCCGGTTACGAGGCCCCGGTGAACCTGGTGTATAGCCAGCGGAACCGCTCGGCCGCCATCCGGATTCCGCTCTACAGCAAGAGCGCCAAGGGCAAGCGGATTGAGTTCCGCTGCCCCGACCCGTCGTGCAACCCGTACCTGGCCTTCACGGCGCTCTTGATGGCCGGGCTCGACGGCATCCAGAACAAGATCGATCCGGGCGAGCCGATGGACCGCGACCTTTACGACCTCGAACCCGAAGAGGCCGTGAAGATCCAGAGCACCCCGCACTCGCTGGCCGAGGCGCTCAACGCCCTGGAGAAGGATCACGACTACCTGCTCAAGGGAGACGTGTTCACCCCGGACGTGATCGACACCTGGATCAGCTACAAGCGCGAGCGGGAACTCGAACAGGTTAACCTCCGACCGGTTCCGTACGAGTTCTACCTCTACTTCGACATCTGA
- a CDS encoding ArsR/SmtB family transcription factor: MPSKSTTATKSAGASKSSASATATAPARRSAPKRGKGPSANVRQAAELLKQVSDPTRLQVLMLLTEKERNVSELCTDLGSTSQPAVSHHLALLRHGRLIEPRRTGKHNYYYLTDAGRELAQVVDAIV; the protein is encoded by the coding sequence ATGCCTTCAAAGTCGACCACCGCGACAAAGTCTGCCGGCGCGTCGAAGTCTTCGGCCTCCGCGACCGCGACCGCCCCGGCTCGCCGCTCCGCTCCCAAGCGGGGGAAAGGGCCGTCGGCCAACGTTCGTCAGGCCGCCGAGTTGCTCAAACAGGTGTCGGACCCGACACGGCTGCAAGTCTTGATGTTGCTGACCGAAAAGGAACGCAATGTCTCTGAGCTTTGCACCGACCTCGGATCGACCAGTCAGCCGGCCGTCAGCCATCACCTGGCCCTGCTTCGTCATGGCCGGTTGATCGAGCCCCGTCGGACGGGCAAGCATAACTATTACTACTTGACCGATGCCGGTCGAGAACTGGCGCAGGTGGTCGACGCCATCGTCTGA
- the thrC gene encoding threonine synthase, producing MTVSTSTLPRTDTDLAYQRCINPRCGVTLPVDRAVFSCPDCGDLLDVIYDWDRLPVPARLSDFEAKWSRRLDPLCFSGVWRFHDLMPFVPPEKVVTIGEGQTLLRPSTKAAQYVGVQEGNLLLQYEGMNPSGSFKDNGMTAAFSHANMVGARRVACASTGNTSASLAVFCSATDFGFKAIIFIGSGKIAYGKLAQALDHGALTIQIVGDFDDALARVREVADRLGIYLMNSVNPFRLEGQKAVMLRVLEALGWEVPDWIVVPGGNLGNSSAFGKAFQELHYLGLIDRIPRLAVINAAGAQTLDQLVRSHGLSWNSGLPDESIPKAYYDHLDHEHIRASTIASAIEINRPVNLKKCLRALDVCDGVVRQVSDQEIMDAKARVGAGGLGCEPASAASVAGAKRLREEGIIAPSDRVVCILTGHQLKDPNATVAYHSADREEFDRVLGSRGVKRAGFANRPVVVPNELDAIIRTIGLYSDAPPTA from the coding sequence ATGACCGTCTCGACCTCGACCCTGCCTCGAACCGACACCGACCTGGCCTATCAGCGCTGCATCAACCCCCGTTGCGGTGTCACCCTGCCGGTCGATCGCGCCGTCTTTTCCTGTCCCGACTGCGGCGACCTGCTCGACGTCATCTACGACTGGGACCGCCTGCCGGTCCCGGCCCGTCTGAGCGACTTCGAGGCCAAATGGTCTCGGCGGCTCGACCCGCTCTGCTTCTCCGGCGTTTGGCGCTTCCACGACCTGATGCCCTTCGTCCCTCCGGAGAAGGTGGTCACCATCGGTGAGGGGCAGACCTTGCTCCGCCCCTCGACCAAGGCCGCCCAGTACGTCGGCGTCCAGGAGGGGAACCTCCTGCTCCAGTACGAGGGGATGAACCCCTCGGGCAGCTTCAAAGACAACGGCATGACCGCGGCCTTCAGCCACGCCAACATGGTCGGCGCCCGCCGCGTCGCCTGTGCCAGCACGGGCAACACCTCGGCCTCCCTGGCCGTCTTCTGCTCGGCGACCGATTTCGGCTTCAAGGCCATCATCTTCATCGGCTCGGGCAAGATCGCCTACGGCAAGCTCGCCCAGGCTCTCGACCACGGCGCCCTCACGATCCAGATCGTCGGCGACTTCGACGACGCCCTGGCCCGGGTCCGCGAGGTGGCCGACCGCCTCGGCATCTACCTGATGAACTCGGTCAACCCCTTCCGCCTCGAAGGGCAGAAGGCGGTGATGCTCCGGGTCCTCGAAGCCCTCGGCTGGGAGGTCCCCGACTGGATCGTCGTGCCCGGCGGCAACCTCGGCAACTCGTCGGCCTTCGGCAAGGCGTTCCAGGAACTGCATTATCTCGGCCTGATCGACCGCATCCCTCGCCTGGCGGTCATCAACGCCGCCGGCGCCCAGACCCTCGACCAGCTCGTCCGCTCTCACGGCCTGAGCTGGAACAGCGGCCTGCCTGACGAGTCGATCCCGAAGGCCTATTACGACCACCTCGACCACGAGCACATCCGGGCCTCGACCATCGCCTCGGCCATCGAGATCAATCGCCCAGTGAACCTGAAGAAGTGCCTCCGGGCCCTCGACGTCTGCGACGGCGTCGTCCGGCAGGTCTCCGACCAGGAGATCATGGACGCCAAGGCCCGCGTCGGGGCCGGCGGCCTGGGATGCGAACCGGCATCGGCCGCCAGTGTCGCCGGGGCCAAACGGTTGCGAGAGGAAGGGATCATCGCCCCCTCCGATCGCGTCGTCTGCATCCTCACCGGCCACCAGCTCAAGGACCCGAACGCGACGGTCGCCTACCACTCGGCCGACCGCGAGGAGTTTGACCGCGTGCTCGGCTCGCGAGGGGTCAAGCGGGCCGGCTTCGCCAACCGTCCGGTCGTCGTCCCGAACGAGCTGGACGCGATCATCCGGACCATCGGCCTCTACTCCGACGCCCCGCCAACGGCCTGA
- a CDS encoding porin, producing MWERSALLCLLMLGLPGLTLAGAQDDGSVSDPEPASPSPLSLPPLDPSITPSDPAPPADPIDRLEAIEARLRALEDQNRQLTEENQELRRLIAIPPPAPPDPNPTAPPAPGAGSRSLTEAFGSTPPPASTSTSVPRGSGTALGNPPNTPVPGITAVSPGRAEERVPILGRFGQGFQFESENKEFLLQINLESQTDYRAFDPSGDGLARDGFYQPRNRILFGGRVTRPVEYLFSINRGFSGLNLLDSFINVHADDRLMFKVGRFQSPQNYEQFAVSNLWLIAPERSLFTSNLGLNRQVGAMFWGELFDERLDYALALVNGPRNSYEDYNNDKDLMTYFNLRPFQDQPRGTLLRLLNLGGSFVYGTQDNPLVPDSFRVATNASNADTADRAAPPFLIFNPGVIERGQRAFWSAHMAYFYRSLSLLADYNGAILRYAPSRTAPNSAVLPAHGFSIAAGYFLTGEELERRSLVEPLRPFSLKRGSFGPGAIELFGRYSTLDFSSNIFTAGLADPNLWSNSAAVTNLGVNWYPNRFTKVLLTWQYASFGSPVLYALPDQKMIDNNMLWLRFQLYY from the coding sequence ATGTGGGAACGCTCCGCTCTGCTCTGTCTGCTCATGCTCGGACTCCCCGGCCTGACCCTTGCGGGTGCTCAGGACGACGGTTCGGTCTCCGATCCGGAACCGGCCTCCCCTTCGCCTCTTTCCCTGCCCCCCCTCGACCCCTCAATCACTCCTTCCGACCCCGCTCCCCCCGCCGATCCGATTGACCGCCTCGAAGCCATCGAGGCCCGCCTCCGCGCCCTCGAAGATCAGAACCGCCAGCTCACCGAGGAAAACCAGGAACTCCGACGCCTCATCGCCATCCCGCCCCCGGCCCCTCCCGATCCCAACCCAACGGCCCCGCCAGCCCCCGGAGCGGGCTCCCGATCCCTGACCGAAGCGTTCGGATCCACTCCACCTCCAGCCTCAACCTCAACCTCGGTCCCCCGAGGCTCCGGCACCGCCCTCGGCAATCCGCCAAACACCCCCGTCCCCGGCATTACCGCCGTCTCTCCGGGGCGTGCCGAGGAGCGCGTCCCCATCCTTGGCCGCTTCGGCCAGGGATTCCAGTTCGAGAGCGAGAACAAGGAGTTCTTGCTCCAGATCAATCTCGAAAGCCAGACCGATTACCGCGCCTTCGACCCCAGCGGTGACGGCCTGGCCCGCGACGGGTTCTACCAACCTCGAAACCGGATCCTGTTCGGCGGCCGGGTCACTCGGCCGGTCGAATACCTCTTCTCGATCAACCGCGGCTTCAGTGGCCTGAACCTCCTCGACAGCTTTATCAACGTCCACGCCGACGACCGCCTGATGTTCAAGGTCGGCCGCTTCCAGTCGCCCCAAAACTACGAGCAGTTTGCCGTTTCCAACCTCTGGCTCATCGCCCCCGAACGCTCCCTGTTCACCTCGAACCTCGGCCTCAACCGCCAGGTCGGGGCCATGTTCTGGGGTGAACTGTTCGATGAGCGCCTCGACTACGCGCTCGCTCTCGTCAACGGTCCGCGCAACTCGTACGAGGATTACAACAACGACAAGGACCTGATGACCTATTTCAACCTCCGCCCCTTCCAGGACCAGCCCCGCGGCACCTTGCTTCGGCTGCTCAACCTCGGCGGATCGTTCGTCTACGGCACCCAGGACAACCCCCTGGTCCCCGACTCCTTCCGCGTCGCCACCAACGCCTCGAACGCCGACACCGCCGACCGCGCCGCCCCTCCCTTTTTGATCTTCAACCCCGGCGTCATCGAACGAGGCCAGCGAGCCTTCTGGTCGGCCCACATGGCCTACTTCTACCGCTCCCTCTCCCTCCTGGCCGACTACAACGGCGCGATCCTGCGGTACGCTCCCAGCCGGACCGCCCCGAATTCCGCCGTCCTTCCCGCGCACGGCTTCTCCATCGCCGCCGGCTACTTCCTCACCGGCGAGGAACTCGAACGCCGCAGCCTGGTCGAACCCCTCCGTCCCTTCAGCCTCAAGCGAGGCTCGTTCGGCCCCGGCGCCATCGAGCTGTTCGGCCGCTACAGCACCCTCGACTTCTCCTCGAACATCTTCACCGCCGGCCTGGCCGATCCGAACCTCTGGAGCAACTCCGCCGCCGTCACCAACCTCGGCGTCAACTGGTACCCGAACCGCTTCACCAAGGTCCTCCTCACCTGGCAATACGCCTCCTTCGGCTCCCCCGTCCTCTACGCCCTCCCCGATCAAAAGATGATCGATAACAACATGCTCTGGCTCCGCTTCCAGCTTTATTACTGA
- a CDS encoding BON domain-containing protein, with translation MQSRYQNSIVPALMLGLGLLLTTIPAPAFAQDPNPQDQGVAERAGAQVDRFLNRLQRNFRDLSEDVRRRAAEVQQRVEDLGVEARVYSRIRWDKALSEAEIAIESKEGGVVILHGTVPDAELRRKAVRLAVETIGVERVQDNLTIGAAPTDDPAPAAAPR, from the coding sequence ATGCAATCGCGTTACCAAAACTCAATCGTTCCGGCCTTGATGCTTGGCCTCGGCCTGCTGCTCACCACGATACCGGCCCCCGCGTTCGCACAGGACCCCAATCCCCAGGACCAGGGGGTTGCTGAACGGGCCGGGGCCCAGGTCGACCGGTTCCTCAACCGCTTGCAACGGAACTTCCGCGACCTTTCCGAAGACGTTCGCCGACGCGCCGCCGAGGTGCAACAACGGGTCGAGGACCTCGGCGTCGAGGCCCGCGTCTACAGTCGCATTCGATGGGACAAGGCTCTGAGCGAGGCCGAGATTGCCATCGAGTCCAAGGAAGGGGGCGTGGTCATCCTGCACGGCACCGTGCCCGACGCCGAGTTGCGCCGCAAGGCCGTTCGTCTGGCCGTCGAAACCATTGGGGTCGAACGGGTCCAGGATAACCTGACGATCGGCGCGGCCCCGACCGACGATCCGGCCCCGGCCGCCGCGCCTCGCTAA